The following are from one region of the Biomphalaria glabrata chromosome 4, xgBioGlab47.1, whole genome shotgun sequence genome:
- the LOC106068426 gene encoding SLIT-ROBO Rho GTPase-activating protein 1-like isoform X1 has product MADVVVNGGEHGIVGPLQPAAPEAPVSDYRGSSVSVLSSSSASKLTKSAIMFSSTNGRRQSKGYRDGVGTKLSIIDIRQQLNDQLKCLEIKLDTEVSIVTELQEFFKRRAEVEMEYSRNLDKLVKNMIARHRAEKQKLVDRTKQEQWATMSTYACWKNLLAITRKESQDHQVMAEIYNNQMVSRLAEVIENSQRIFRKCREIGSLSHEDMMKVLNELQSAMKTYHQYQNESKQAELKLRNVESQKVKVEQQLSGKNTSSRKLKGLERQFEKKQQKYADNKLKALKARNDYLLCIDAANAAINKYFSDDISDLMDCMDFGYHNSVGRAMMMYLGVHEHQRNAHGKFVDSLNTCITDLDSRADKQKFMELNNVYFMLPKKFEFQPFKGDEVCQISAQKEVQEDLIQRHITIEDRLNSLKVENDEIWKTLETTEKTLVEAIQVGDYEINKFFADEAAPPKSPHEHSKLRSDRLETESYYLEKFRDYTLSCNRLARLQSKHTAIQRALGENQASGSSRPPVPPPKPKKRRIGHHPRVGQPKLFGGSLEEYIEATGQEIPLIIKSCIRVINLYGLHHQGVFRVSGAQVEINQFKSTFESGEDALADVIDASEINSVAGVLKLYFRELREPLFPLHLFDALVECTREKEMAKRVERIKDLLSTVNRAIFVVMRYLFAFLNHLTEYSDENMMDPYNLAICFGPTLLPIPPDRDQVTFQASVNEIIKIIIVHQEEIFPNDGGEIYEKMILDRFFWIGHSRDSVDAVDDEDEETSSIPSDEEESVYEPDVIEATALFDFDARSPRELSFKRGDVLVLYNQVSQDWWEGCFHGKEGLIPDKYITVKHGEDNKSHHSHEDDKNQMSTSMILPSRPARQISDDSGLDASDKSLSQPNVSIIRETDILTDDPELSPPPLPKDPFVSTKAVDSGAKKDLLKDTPAGSSSSTSVSSTELTTVIETLEKDKRSRLSPATSPSTMMMKSAIINTSLMSTSLINLGSKSVDKDTSFKNIDSRGDLSHDSTTDDFSVDIDSALEEVMAGLKSLEMQQKQDKRMSLPAVKVKQTPKHTPDLVIDLPDGDNSGSSTDTHPDSPTISAAETFAQSNQGTLKKAGNPQMGRQDPVSRLSISSEPGDLLRAREQREGPMMTFSITGLNRSTPPPKSQLSDSVSVTSPLSTSTPHTSPAPPSFAPPGGTPSPAAPPPVAQKPKPQVKAKPPVMKKPPSRPEMSHSPPVQLPPP; this is encoded by the exons ATGGCGGATGTTGTGGTCAATGGTGGAGAGCACGGAATAGTGGGGCCACTGCAGCCTGCCGCCCCTGAGGCCCCAGTGTCGGATTATCGGGGCAGCAGCGTGTCCGTGTTGTCGTCGAGCTCGGCCAGCAAACTGACCAAGTCGGCCATCATGTTTTCTTCAACCAATGGAAGGCGGCAATCGAAAGGTTACCGAGACGGTGTCGGAACCAAGCTGTCAATCATAG atATTCGGCAACAATTAAATGACCAGCTGAAATGCCTGGAAATCAAATTGGACACAGAGGTGTCCATTGTCACAGAGCTCCAGGAGTTCTTCAAGAGGAGGGCAGAGGTGGAGATGGAGTACTCCAGAAACTTGGACAAGCTGGTCAAGAACATGATAGCAAGGCACCGGGCAGAGAAGCAAAA GCTTGTTGATAGAACCAA ACAAGAACAGTGGGCAACTATGTCCACTTATGCCTGCTGGAAGAACCTGCTTGCCATCACCAGAAAAGAGAGTCAAGACCATCAGGTCATGGCTGAGATCTACAACAACCAGATGGTTAGCAGACTGGCAGAGGTCATCGAGAACTCCCAGAGAATTTTCAGAAAG TGTCGTGAGATTGGATCCCTCTCCCATGAGGACATGATGAAAGTTCTCAATGAGCTGCAGAGT GCTATGAAAACTTACCACCAGTACCAGAATGAGAGTAAACAGGCCGAACTCAAACTTCGTAATGTGGAATCTCAGAAGGTGAAGGTTGAGCAACAGTTATCTGGCAAAAATACCAGCAGCAGAAAACTGAAAGGTTTGGAGAGACAGTTTGAGAAG AAACAACAAAAGTATGCAGACAATAAACTGAAGGCTCTCAAAGCTCGGAATGACTACCTTCTATGTATTGATGCTGCCAACGCTGCCATCAACAAATATTTCTCTGATGATATTTCCGATCTCATGGAT tgtATGGACTTTGGTTATCATAATTCTGTTGGCCGAGCTATGATGATGTACCTAGGTGTACACGAGCACCAGAGAAATGCTCATGGGAAATTTGTGGACTCCCTAAATACCTGCATCACTGACCTGGACTCACGAGCAGACAAACAAAAGTTTATGGAGTTGAACAATGTTTACTTTATGCTGCCAAAGAAGTTTGAATTTCAGCCATTTAAAGGAGATGAG GTGTGTCAGATCAGTGCCCAGAAGGAAGTTCAGGAAGATTTGATTCAGAGACATATCACCATTGAGGACAGATTGAATAGTCTGAAGGTAGAGAATGATGAG atTTGGAAAACTCTGGAGACCACAGAGAAAACTCTAGTTGAAGCCATTCAGGTTGGAGATTATGAAATCAACAAGTTCTTTGCTGATGAAGCTGCGCCACCCAAGTCACCTCATGAACATTCAAAGCTTAGATCTGACAGACTGGAGACTGAGTCTTACTATCTTGAG AAATTCCGCGACTACACTTTGAGCTGCAACCGACTTGCCAGGCTCCAGTCTAAACACACAGCCATACAGAGAGCTTTGGGAGAGAATCAGGCTTCAGGATCTTCTAG ACCTCCTGTTCCTCCACCAAAACCAAAGAAAAGAAGAATCGGCCATCACCCTCGTGTTGGTCAACCAAAGTTATTTGGGGGCAGCTTGGAGGAATATATTGAG GCAACTGGCCAAGAAATTCCTTTGATCATCAAGAGCTGTATCAGAGTCATCAACCTCTATG GTTTACACCACCAAGGCGTGTTCAGAGTCTCAGGTGCTCAAGTGGAAATCAACCAATTTAAAAGTACATTTGAATCAG GGGAAGATGCTTTAGCTGATGTTATAGATGCCAGTGAAATCAATTCTGTTGCAGGGGTTCTAAAACTGTATTTTAGGGAACTCAGGGAGCCACTCTTTCCTCTTCACCTTTTTGATGCTCTTGTCGAATGCACCA GAGAGAAGGAAATGGCCAAACGTGTTGAGAGAATTAAAGATTTGTTGTCTACTGTCAACCGagccatttttgttgttatGAGATATCTATTTGCCTTCCTCAATCA TTTGACAGAATACAGCGATGAAAATATGATGGATCCCTACAACCTGGCTATTTGCTTTGGTCCAACTCTCCTGCCTATCCCACCCGACCGTGACCAGGTCACTTTCCAAGCCAGCGTTAATGAGATCATTAAGATCATTATTGTCCATCAAGAGGAGATATTCCCTAACGATGGCGGTGAGATCTACGAGAAAATGATTCTGGACAG gtTTTTTTGGATTGGTCATTC ACGTGACAGTGTTGATGCTGTAGATGATGAGGATGAAGAAACTAGTTCTATACCAAGTGATGAAGAAG AGTCTGTCTATG AACCTGATGTGATTGAAGCCACGGCTTTGTTTGACTTTGATGCCCGCTCGCCAAGAGAGCTGTCCTTCAAGAGAGGGGATGTTCTTGTGCTTTATAACCAGGTGTCTCAAGACTGGTGGGAGGGATGTTTCCATGGCAAAGAAGGTCTCATACCTGACAAGTATATCACCGTCAAACATGG TGAGGATAACAAAAGCCATCACAGCCATGAAGATGACAAAAATCAAATGTCCACCAGCATGATCTTACCCTCACGTCCAGCCAGGCAGATCAGTGATGACTCTGGGCTGGATGCCTCTGACAAATCCCTCTCACAACCCAATGTGTCCATcatcagagagacagacattctGACTGACGACCCTGAACTTTCCCCGCCTCCTCTTCCCAAGGATCCCTTTGTCAGCACTAAGGCTGTGGACAGTGGGGCTAAAAAAGATTTGCTCAAAGACACTCCAGCTGGGTCCAGCTCTTCTACTTCAGTCTCTTCCACGGAACTTACTACAGTCATAGAGACTTTGGAGAAAGACAAAAGGTCAAGGTTATCCCCAGCGACATCGCCATCAACTATGATGATGAAGTCGGCTATAATCAACACATCTCTTATGTCCACTTCCCTCATCAACCTTGGGTCCAAGTCTGTGGACAAAGACACTTCCTTCAAGAACATCGACAGTCGCGGGGACCTGTCTCATGACAGCACCACAGACGACTTCAGCGTTGACATCGACTCGGCCCTGGAGGAAGTAATGGCGGGGCTCAAATCTCTGGAGATGCAGCAGAAACAAGACAAGAGAATGTCGCTTCCTGCTGTCAAAGTGAAGCAAACACCAAAACATACCCCTGACCTCGTTATAGATCTTCCAGATGGAGACAATTCTGGCTCCTCGACAGACACTCACCCTGACAGCCCCACCATCAGCGCAGCAGAGACTTTTGCCCAGTCTAACCAGGGTACCCTGAAGAAAGCAGGAAATCCGCAGATGGGGCGACAAGATCCAGTCAGCCGGCTGAGTATTTCATCTGAACCAGGTGACCTGCTTCGTGCTAGAGAACAAAGAGAGGGTCCCATGATGACATTTTCCATAACTGGACTGAATCGCTCCACTCCGCCTCCGAAATCACAGCTGAGTGACTCTGTATCAGTTACTTCTCCGCTTTCCACATCCACCCCTCACACATCTCCAGCTCCGCCATCATTTGCACCTCCAGGGGGCACCCCTAGCCCAGCCGCGCCACCACCAGTTGCTCAAAAACCAAAGCCCCAAGTCAAGGCCAAGCCACCTGTAATGAAAAAACCTCCGTCTCGGCCAGAGATGTCTCACTCCCCTCCTGTACAGCTTCCACCGccttag
- the LOC106068426 gene encoding SLIT-ROBO Rho GTPase-activating protein 1-like isoform X2 produces the protein MADVVVNGGEHGIVGPLQPAAPEAPVSDYRGSSVSVLSSSSASKLTKSAIMFSSTNGRRQSKGYRDGVGTKLSIIDIRQQLNDQLKCLEIKLDTEVSIVTELQEFFKRRAEVEMEYSRNLDKLVKNMIARHRAEKQKLVDRTKQEQWATMSTYACWKNLLAITRKESQDHQVMAEIYNNQMVSRLAEVIENSQRIFRKCREIGSLSHEDMMKVLNELQSAMKTYHQYQNESKQAELKLRNVESQKVKVEQQLSGKNTSSRKLKGLERQFEKKQQKYADNKLKALKARNDYLLCIDAANAAINKYFSDDISDLMDCMDFGYHNSVGRAMMMYLGVHEHQRNAHGKFVDSLNTCITDLDSRADKQKFMELNNVYFMLPKKFEFQPFKGDEVCQISAQKEVQEDLIQRHITIEDRLNSLKVENDEIWKTLETTEKTLVEAIQVGDYEINKFFADEAAPPKSPHEHSKLRSDRLETESYYLEKFRDYTLSCNRLARLQSKHTAIQRALGENQASGSSRPPVPPPKPKKRRIGHHPRVGQPKLFGGSLEEYIEATGQEIPLIIKSCIRVINLYGLHHQGVFRVSGAQVEINQFKSTFESGEDALADVIDASEINSVAGVLKLYFRELREPLFPLHLFDALVECTREKEMAKRVERIKDLLSTVNRAIFVVMRYLFAFLNHLTEYSDENMMDPYNLAICFGPTLLPIPPDRDQVTFQASVNEIIKIIIVHQEEIFPNDGGEIYEKMILDRFFWIGHSRDSVDAVDDEDEETSSIPSDEEEPDVIEATALFDFDARSPRELSFKRGDVLVLYNQVSQDWWEGCFHGKEGLIPDKYITVKHGEDNKSHHSHEDDKNQMSTSMILPSRPARQISDDSGLDASDKSLSQPNVSIIRETDILTDDPELSPPPLPKDPFVSTKAVDSGAKKDLLKDTPAGSSSSTSVSSTELTTVIETLEKDKRSRLSPATSPSTMMMKSAIINTSLMSTSLINLGSKSVDKDTSFKNIDSRGDLSHDSTTDDFSVDIDSALEEVMAGLKSLEMQQKQDKRMSLPAVKVKQTPKHTPDLVIDLPDGDNSGSSTDTHPDSPTISAAETFAQSNQGTLKKAGNPQMGRQDPVSRLSISSEPGDLLRAREQREGPMMTFSITGLNRSTPPPKSQLSDSVSVTSPLSTSTPHTSPAPPSFAPPGGTPSPAAPPPVAQKPKPQVKAKPPVMKKPPSRPEMSHSPPVQLPPP, from the exons ATGGCGGATGTTGTGGTCAATGGTGGAGAGCACGGAATAGTGGGGCCACTGCAGCCTGCCGCCCCTGAGGCCCCAGTGTCGGATTATCGGGGCAGCAGCGTGTCCGTGTTGTCGTCGAGCTCGGCCAGCAAACTGACCAAGTCGGCCATCATGTTTTCTTCAACCAATGGAAGGCGGCAATCGAAAGGTTACCGAGACGGTGTCGGAACCAAGCTGTCAATCATAG atATTCGGCAACAATTAAATGACCAGCTGAAATGCCTGGAAATCAAATTGGACACAGAGGTGTCCATTGTCACAGAGCTCCAGGAGTTCTTCAAGAGGAGGGCAGAGGTGGAGATGGAGTACTCCAGAAACTTGGACAAGCTGGTCAAGAACATGATAGCAAGGCACCGGGCAGAGAAGCAAAA GCTTGTTGATAGAACCAA ACAAGAACAGTGGGCAACTATGTCCACTTATGCCTGCTGGAAGAACCTGCTTGCCATCACCAGAAAAGAGAGTCAAGACCATCAGGTCATGGCTGAGATCTACAACAACCAGATGGTTAGCAGACTGGCAGAGGTCATCGAGAACTCCCAGAGAATTTTCAGAAAG TGTCGTGAGATTGGATCCCTCTCCCATGAGGACATGATGAAAGTTCTCAATGAGCTGCAGAGT GCTATGAAAACTTACCACCAGTACCAGAATGAGAGTAAACAGGCCGAACTCAAACTTCGTAATGTGGAATCTCAGAAGGTGAAGGTTGAGCAACAGTTATCTGGCAAAAATACCAGCAGCAGAAAACTGAAAGGTTTGGAGAGACAGTTTGAGAAG AAACAACAAAAGTATGCAGACAATAAACTGAAGGCTCTCAAAGCTCGGAATGACTACCTTCTATGTATTGATGCTGCCAACGCTGCCATCAACAAATATTTCTCTGATGATATTTCCGATCTCATGGAT tgtATGGACTTTGGTTATCATAATTCTGTTGGCCGAGCTATGATGATGTACCTAGGTGTACACGAGCACCAGAGAAATGCTCATGGGAAATTTGTGGACTCCCTAAATACCTGCATCACTGACCTGGACTCACGAGCAGACAAACAAAAGTTTATGGAGTTGAACAATGTTTACTTTATGCTGCCAAAGAAGTTTGAATTTCAGCCATTTAAAGGAGATGAG GTGTGTCAGATCAGTGCCCAGAAGGAAGTTCAGGAAGATTTGATTCAGAGACATATCACCATTGAGGACAGATTGAATAGTCTGAAGGTAGAGAATGATGAG atTTGGAAAACTCTGGAGACCACAGAGAAAACTCTAGTTGAAGCCATTCAGGTTGGAGATTATGAAATCAACAAGTTCTTTGCTGATGAAGCTGCGCCACCCAAGTCACCTCATGAACATTCAAAGCTTAGATCTGACAGACTGGAGACTGAGTCTTACTATCTTGAG AAATTCCGCGACTACACTTTGAGCTGCAACCGACTTGCCAGGCTCCAGTCTAAACACACAGCCATACAGAGAGCTTTGGGAGAGAATCAGGCTTCAGGATCTTCTAG ACCTCCTGTTCCTCCACCAAAACCAAAGAAAAGAAGAATCGGCCATCACCCTCGTGTTGGTCAACCAAAGTTATTTGGGGGCAGCTTGGAGGAATATATTGAG GCAACTGGCCAAGAAATTCCTTTGATCATCAAGAGCTGTATCAGAGTCATCAACCTCTATG GTTTACACCACCAAGGCGTGTTCAGAGTCTCAGGTGCTCAAGTGGAAATCAACCAATTTAAAAGTACATTTGAATCAG GGGAAGATGCTTTAGCTGATGTTATAGATGCCAGTGAAATCAATTCTGTTGCAGGGGTTCTAAAACTGTATTTTAGGGAACTCAGGGAGCCACTCTTTCCTCTTCACCTTTTTGATGCTCTTGTCGAATGCACCA GAGAGAAGGAAATGGCCAAACGTGTTGAGAGAATTAAAGATTTGTTGTCTACTGTCAACCGagccatttttgttgttatGAGATATCTATTTGCCTTCCTCAATCA TTTGACAGAATACAGCGATGAAAATATGATGGATCCCTACAACCTGGCTATTTGCTTTGGTCCAACTCTCCTGCCTATCCCACCCGACCGTGACCAGGTCACTTTCCAAGCCAGCGTTAATGAGATCATTAAGATCATTATTGTCCATCAAGAGGAGATATTCCCTAACGATGGCGGTGAGATCTACGAGAAAATGATTCTGGACAG gtTTTTTTGGATTGGTCATTC ACGTGACAGTGTTGATGCTGTAGATGATGAGGATGAAGAAACTAGTTCTATACCAAGTGATGAAGAAG AACCTGATGTGATTGAAGCCACGGCTTTGTTTGACTTTGATGCCCGCTCGCCAAGAGAGCTGTCCTTCAAGAGAGGGGATGTTCTTGTGCTTTATAACCAGGTGTCTCAAGACTGGTGGGAGGGATGTTTCCATGGCAAAGAAGGTCTCATACCTGACAAGTATATCACCGTCAAACATGG TGAGGATAACAAAAGCCATCACAGCCATGAAGATGACAAAAATCAAATGTCCACCAGCATGATCTTACCCTCACGTCCAGCCAGGCAGATCAGTGATGACTCTGGGCTGGATGCCTCTGACAAATCCCTCTCACAACCCAATGTGTCCATcatcagagagacagacattctGACTGACGACCCTGAACTTTCCCCGCCTCCTCTTCCCAAGGATCCCTTTGTCAGCACTAAGGCTGTGGACAGTGGGGCTAAAAAAGATTTGCTCAAAGACACTCCAGCTGGGTCCAGCTCTTCTACTTCAGTCTCTTCCACGGAACTTACTACAGTCATAGAGACTTTGGAGAAAGACAAAAGGTCAAGGTTATCCCCAGCGACATCGCCATCAACTATGATGATGAAGTCGGCTATAATCAACACATCTCTTATGTCCACTTCCCTCATCAACCTTGGGTCCAAGTCTGTGGACAAAGACACTTCCTTCAAGAACATCGACAGTCGCGGGGACCTGTCTCATGACAGCACCACAGACGACTTCAGCGTTGACATCGACTCGGCCCTGGAGGAAGTAATGGCGGGGCTCAAATCTCTGGAGATGCAGCAGAAACAAGACAAGAGAATGTCGCTTCCTGCTGTCAAAGTGAAGCAAACACCAAAACATACCCCTGACCTCGTTATAGATCTTCCAGATGGAGACAATTCTGGCTCCTCGACAGACACTCACCCTGACAGCCCCACCATCAGCGCAGCAGAGACTTTTGCCCAGTCTAACCAGGGTACCCTGAAGAAAGCAGGAAATCCGCAGATGGGGCGACAAGATCCAGTCAGCCGGCTGAGTATTTCATCTGAACCAGGTGACCTGCTTCGTGCTAGAGAACAAAGAGAGGGTCCCATGATGACATTTTCCATAACTGGACTGAATCGCTCCACTCCGCCTCCGAAATCACAGCTGAGTGACTCTGTATCAGTTACTTCTCCGCTTTCCACATCCACCCCTCACACATCTCCAGCTCCGCCATCATTTGCACCTCCAGGGGGCACCCCTAGCCCAGCCGCGCCACCACCAGTTGCTCAAAAACCAAAGCCCCAAGTCAAGGCCAAGCCACCTGTAATGAAAAAACCTCCGTCTCGGCCAGAGATGTCTCACTCCCCTCCTGTACAGCTTCCACCGccttag
- the LOC106068426 gene encoding SLIT-ROBO Rho GTPase-activating protein 1-like isoform X3, giving the protein MADVVVNGGEHGIVGPLQPAAPEAPVSDYRGSSVSVLSSSSASKLTKSAIMFSSTNGRRQSKGYRDGVGTKLSIIDIRQQLNDQLKCLEIKLDTEVSIVTELQEFFKRRAEVEMEYSRNLDKLVKNMIARHRAEKQKQEQWATMSTYACWKNLLAITRKESQDHQVMAEIYNNQMVSRLAEVIENSQRIFRKCREIGSLSHEDMMKVLNELQSAMKTYHQYQNESKQAELKLRNVESQKVKVEQQLSGKNTSSRKLKGLERQFEKKQQKYADNKLKALKARNDYLLCIDAANAAINKYFSDDISDLMDCMDFGYHNSVGRAMMMYLGVHEHQRNAHGKFVDSLNTCITDLDSRADKQKFMELNNVYFMLPKKFEFQPFKGDEVCQISAQKEVQEDLIQRHITIEDRLNSLKVENDEIWKTLETTEKTLVEAIQVGDYEINKFFADEAAPPKSPHEHSKLRSDRLETESYYLEKFRDYTLSCNRLARLQSKHTAIQRALGENQASGSSRPPVPPPKPKKRRIGHHPRVGQPKLFGGSLEEYIEATGQEIPLIIKSCIRVINLYGLHHQGVFRVSGAQVEINQFKSTFESGEDALADVIDASEINSVAGVLKLYFRELREPLFPLHLFDALVECTREKEMAKRVERIKDLLSTVNRAIFVVMRYLFAFLNHLTEYSDENMMDPYNLAICFGPTLLPIPPDRDQVTFQASVNEIIKIIIVHQEEIFPNDGGEIYEKMILDRFFWIGHSRDSVDAVDDEDEETSSIPSDEEESVYEPDVIEATALFDFDARSPRELSFKRGDVLVLYNQVSQDWWEGCFHGKEGLIPDKYITVKHGEDNKSHHSHEDDKNQMSTSMILPSRPARQISDDSGLDASDKSLSQPNVSIIRETDILTDDPELSPPPLPKDPFVSTKAVDSGAKKDLLKDTPAGSSSSTSVSSTELTTVIETLEKDKRSRLSPATSPSTMMMKSAIINTSLMSTSLINLGSKSVDKDTSFKNIDSRGDLSHDSTTDDFSVDIDSALEEVMAGLKSLEMQQKQDKRMSLPAVKVKQTPKHTPDLVIDLPDGDNSGSSTDTHPDSPTISAAETFAQSNQGTLKKAGNPQMGRQDPVSRLSISSEPGDLLRAREQREGPMMTFSITGLNRSTPPPKSQLSDSVSVTSPLSTSTPHTSPAPPSFAPPGGTPSPAAPPPVAQKPKPQVKAKPPVMKKPPSRPEMSHSPPVQLPPP; this is encoded by the exons ATGGCGGATGTTGTGGTCAATGGTGGAGAGCACGGAATAGTGGGGCCACTGCAGCCTGCCGCCCCTGAGGCCCCAGTGTCGGATTATCGGGGCAGCAGCGTGTCCGTGTTGTCGTCGAGCTCGGCCAGCAAACTGACCAAGTCGGCCATCATGTTTTCTTCAACCAATGGAAGGCGGCAATCGAAAGGTTACCGAGACGGTGTCGGAACCAAGCTGTCAATCATAG atATTCGGCAACAATTAAATGACCAGCTGAAATGCCTGGAAATCAAATTGGACACAGAGGTGTCCATTGTCACAGAGCTCCAGGAGTTCTTCAAGAGGAGGGCAGAGGTGGAGATGGAGTACTCCAGAAACTTGGACAAGCTGGTCAAGAACATGATAGCAAGGCACCGGGCAGAGAAGCAAAA ACAAGAACAGTGGGCAACTATGTCCACTTATGCCTGCTGGAAGAACCTGCTTGCCATCACCAGAAAAGAGAGTCAAGACCATCAGGTCATGGCTGAGATCTACAACAACCAGATGGTTAGCAGACTGGCAGAGGTCATCGAGAACTCCCAGAGAATTTTCAGAAAG TGTCGTGAGATTGGATCCCTCTCCCATGAGGACATGATGAAAGTTCTCAATGAGCTGCAGAGT GCTATGAAAACTTACCACCAGTACCAGAATGAGAGTAAACAGGCCGAACTCAAACTTCGTAATGTGGAATCTCAGAAGGTGAAGGTTGAGCAACAGTTATCTGGCAAAAATACCAGCAGCAGAAAACTGAAAGGTTTGGAGAGACAGTTTGAGAAG AAACAACAAAAGTATGCAGACAATAAACTGAAGGCTCTCAAAGCTCGGAATGACTACCTTCTATGTATTGATGCTGCCAACGCTGCCATCAACAAATATTTCTCTGATGATATTTCCGATCTCATGGAT tgtATGGACTTTGGTTATCATAATTCTGTTGGCCGAGCTATGATGATGTACCTAGGTGTACACGAGCACCAGAGAAATGCTCATGGGAAATTTGTGGACTCCCTAAATACCTGCATCACTGACCTGGACTCACGAGCAGACAAACAAAAGTTTATGGAGTTGAACAATGTTTACTTTATGCTGCCAAAGAAGTTTGAATTTCAGCCATTTAAAGGAGATGAG GTGTGTCAGATCAGTGCCCAGAAGGAAGTTCAGGAAGATTTGATTCAGAGACATATCACCATTGAGGACAGATTGAATAGTCTGAAGGTAGAGAATGATGAG atTTGGAAAACTCTGGAGACCACAGAGAAAACTCTAGTTGAAGCCATTCAGGTTGGAGATTATGAAATCAACAAGTTCTTTGCTGATGAAGCTGCGCCACCCAAGTCACCTCATGAACATTCAAAGCTTAGATCTGACAGACTGGAGACTGAGTCTTACTATCTTGAG AAATTCCGCGACTACACTTTGAGCTGCAACCGACTTGCCAGGCTCCAGTCTAAACACACAGCCATACAGAGAGCTTTGGGAGAGAATCAGGCTTCAGGATCTTCTAG ACCTCCTGTTCCTCCACCAAAACCAAAGAAAAGAAGAATCGGCCATCACCCTCGTGTTGGTCAACCAAAGTTATTTGGGGGCAGCTTGGAGGAATATATTGAG GCAACTGGCCAAGAAATTCCTTTGATCATCAAGAGCTGTATCAGAGTCATCAACCTCTATG GTTTACACCACCAAGGCGTGTTCAGAGTCTCAGGTGCTCAAGTGGAAATCAACCAATTTAAAAGTACATTTGAATCAG GGGAAGATGCTTTAGCTGATGTTATAGATGCCAGTGAAATCAATTCTGTTGCAGGGGTTCTAAAACTGTATTTTAGGGAACTCAGGGAGCCACTCTTTCCTCTTCACCTTTTTGATGCTCTTGTCGAATGCACCA GAGAGAAGGAAATGGCCAAACGTGTTGAGAGAATTAAAGATTTGTTGTCTACTGTCAACCGagccatttttgttgttatGAGATATCTATTTGCCTTCCTCAATCA TTTGACAGAATACAGCGATGAAAATATGATGGATCCCTACAACCTGGCTATTTGCTTTGGTCCAACTCTCCTGCCTATCCCACCCGACCGTGACCAGGTCACTTTCCAAGCCAGCGTTAATGAGATCATTAAGATCATTATTGTCCATCAAGAGGAGATATTCCCTAACGATGGCGGTGAGATCTACGAGAAAATGATTCTGGACAG gtTTTTTTGGATTGGTCATTC ACGTGACAGTGTTGATGCTGTAGATGATGAGGATGAAGAAACTAGTTCTATACCAAGTGATGAAGAAG AGTCTGTCTATG AACCTGATGTGATTGAAGCCACGGCTTTGTTTGACTTTGATGCCCGCTCGCCAAGAGAGCTGTCCTTCAAGAGAGGGGATGTTCTTGTGCTTTATAACCAGGTGTCTCAAGACTGGTGGGAGGGATGTTTCCATGGCAAAGAAGGTCTCATACCTGACAAGTATATCACCGTCAAACATGG TGAGGATAACAAAAGCCATCACAGCCATGAAGATGACAAAAATCAAATGTCCACCAGCATGATCTTACCCTCACGTCCAGCCAGGCAGATCAGTGATGACTCTGGGCTGGATGCCTCTGACAAATCCCTCTCACAACCCAATGTGTCCATcatcagagagacagacattctGACTGACGACCCTGAACTTTCCCCGCCTCCTCTTCCCAAGGATCCCTTTGTCAGCACTAAGGCTGTGGACAGTGGGGCTAAAAAAGATTTGCTCAAAGACACTCCAGCTGGGTCCAGCTCTTCTACTTCAGTCTCTTCCACGGAACTTACTACAGTCATAGAGACTTTGGAGAAAGACAAAAGGTCAAGGTTATCCCCAGCGACATCGCCATCAACTATGATGATGAAGTCGGCTATAATCAACACATCTCTTATGTCCACTTCCCTCATCAACCTTGGGTCCAAGTCTGTGGACAAAGACACTTCCTTCAAGAACATCGACAGTCGCGGGGACCTGTCTCATGACAGCACCACAGACGACTTCAGCGTTGACATCGACTCGGCCCTGGAGGAAGTAATGGCGGGGCTCAAATCTCTGGAGATGCAGCAGAAACAAGACAAGAGAATGTCGCTTCCTGCTGTCAAAGTGAAGCAAACACCAAAACATACCCCTGACCTCGTTATAGATCTTCCAGATGGAGACAATTCTGGCTCCTCGACAGACACTCACCCTGACAGCCCCACCATCAGCGCAGCAGAGACTTTTGCCCAGTCTAACCAGGGTACCCTGAAGAAAGCAGGAAATCCGCAGATGGGGCGACAAGATCCAGTCAGCCGGCTGAGTATTTCATCTGAACCAGGTGACCTGCTTCGTGCTAGAGAACAAAGAGAGGGTCCCATGATGACATTTTCCATAACTGGACTGAATCGCTCCACTCCGCCTCCGAAATCACAGCTGAGTGACTCTGTATCAGTTACTTCTCCGCTTTCCACATCCACCCCTCACACATCTCCAGCTCCGCCATCATTTGCACCTCCAGGGGGCACCCCTAGCCCAGCCGCGCCACCACCAGTTGCTCAAAAACCAAAGCCCCAAGTCAAGGCCAAGCCACCTGTAATGAAAAAACCTCCGTCTCGGCCAGAGATGTCTCACTCCCCTCCTGTACAGCTTCCACCGccttag